A genomic window from Thermocrinis sp. includes:
- the dnaX gene encoding DNA polymerase III subunit gamma/tau has protein sequence MYVPFARKYRPKKFSELVGQDVASKVLLNAVRLNKVAHAYIFAGPRGTGKTTTARILTRAINCLKPVDGEPCGECENCVAIERGAFPDLIEIDAASNRGIDDIRNLRDAVSYTPIKGKYKVYILDEAHMLTKEAFNALLKTLEEPPPRTLFILCTTEYEKIIPTILSRCQRIIFSKLKEEDIVNYLKFICEKENLQCEERALFTIARVSDGGMRDAVSLLDQAATFGEGKVNEQIIEEFLGILSQEKVREFIKLLLSGDTDNALGFLRDIRDKGYNLSIFWDSVEEEVRDLILYKSLKEPEKVMQVEPFHRETPISLNALLYLEKLINTARIESRTMDLFRACEIAIIRSSIIKNILPIEELIRVLREGEKIADKPQEVQIAQETQTESQKETLWQILQNNLKKIDFEMLRRLPWEEKEGKIFIKVGKKEIKSLEIDKLKAKFPFLEFLVEEEEKKEELPESVKTIKTLFNAKIISYERDKGKDNPS, from the coding sequence ATGTATGTGCCTTTTGCGAGGAAGTATAGACCAAAGAAGTTTTCTGAATTGGTGGGACAGGATGTTGCCAGCAAAGTTTTACTGAATGCTGTAAGGCTCAACAAAGTGGCCCACGCTTACATTTTTGCCGGTCCAAGAGGAACCGGGAAAACCACCACCGCAAGGATTTTAACAAGGGCTATAAACTGTCTTAAACCAGTAGATGGAGAGCCTTGTGGAGAGTGTGAAAATTGCGTAGCCATAGAAAGAGGAGCTTTTCCAGATCTTATAGAGATTGACGCCGCCTCCAACAGAGGAATAGACGATATAAGGAACCTTAGAGATGCGGTTTCTTATACTCCCATAAAAGGCAAGTATAAGGTGTATATACTGGACGAGGCCCATATGCTAACTAAAGAGGCTTTCAACGCTCTTTTAAAAACCCTTGAAGAACCCCCACCAAGAACTCTGTTTATTCTTTGCACCACAGAATACGAAAAAATAATTCCCACTATCCTTTCCCGTTGCCAGCGCATAATCTTCAGCAAGCTAAAGGAAGAGGACATAGTTAATTATCTAAAGTTTATATGCGAGAAGGAAAATCTACAATGTGAAGAGAGGGCCCTTTTTACAATAGCTCGCGTAAGCGACGGGGGGATGAGAGATGCAGTATCCTTGCTTGATCAAGCTGCCACCTTTGGGGAGGGAAAGGTAAATGAACAAATCATTGAAGAATTCTTGGGCATTCTCTCCCAGGAAAAGGTTAGAGAATTTATAAAACTCCTGCTTTCTGGAGATACAGACAATGCGTTAGGATTTTTGAGAGACATAAGGGACAAGGGCTATAACCTGTCCATATTCTGGGACTCTGTAGAAGAGGAGGTTAGAGATCTAATACTCTATAAAAGTTTGAAAGAGCCAGAAAAGGTGATGCAAGTGGAACCTTTTCACAGAGAAACACCTATCAGCTTAAACGCTCTGTTGTATCTGGAAAAATTAATAAACACAGCACGGATAGAATCCAGAACGATGGACCTTTTCAGAGCATGCGAGATAGCAATCATAAGAAGTTCAATAATAAAAAATATTCTACCCATAGAAGAGCTTATCAGAGTACTAAGAGAGGGGGAAAAGATTGCAGATAAGCCTCAGGAAGTGCAAATAGCTCAGGAAACACAAACAGAAAGTCAAAAGGAAACTCTTTGGCAAATACTTCAAAACAACTTAAAAAAGATAGATTTTGAAATGCTAAGAAGATTGCCTTGGGAAGAGAAGGAAGGAAAGATATTCATAAAAGTGGGTAAAAAAGAGATTAAAAGCTTGGAGATTGATAAGTTGAAGGCTAAATTTCCTTTCCTTGAGTTTTTAGTAGAAGAGGAGGAGAAAAAGGAAGAGCTGCCTGAAAGTGTAAAAACCATAAAGACCCTTTTCAATGCCAAGATAATCAGCTATGAAAGAGATAAAGGCAAGGATAATCCTTCTTAG
- the lnt gene encoding apolipoprotein N-acyltransferase translates to MKNLPLALLAGVFLYLPFSKLNLWFLIFPAIFLFFKNRSVLFWTIGGYAFVFLSLRCANISSIEFGGLNPALSYSIFSVFAFVFAILQFSIPAFVSKVFLKNHPLAHGLIYTVVEWIRSHFPFGGFPWLLLGEVISQVPIFKYSLYFISIPTYTFLCWLFVHLILQKRFLLASLKVALLLLLSLISYRIEPNTLEGVRLALVQTAVPQEDKLSREAFSKHSEQIIKMIEKSIEKKPDLIILPESAFHFFFSEEETETLYRLSLQAPILVGLIDIRENLRPYNSAYLFAEGKLVDYYDKVKLMPIGEFIPKPFEFLKDIFQSIGGIDYNPGQRVKIIKYKEFNIAVPICFEIAHYSFMEKLAKDANIIVVITNDGWFKDSDCTFQHFRYAQWAALRFKKFVVWVNNSGDTAVIDPYGRVVERLGYMERRVLFTTLKLR, encoded by the coding sequence ATGAAAAACCTTCCGTTAGCCTTACTGGCTGGAGTTTTTCTTTACCTTCCCTTTTCCAAACTAAACCTGTGGTTCTTGATCTTCCCAGCTATCTTTCTGTTTTTCAAAAACCGATCTGTGCTCTTTTGGACCATCGGAGGCTACGCCTTTGTTTTTTTATCCCTCAGATGTGCCAACATATCCAGCATAGAATTTGGAGGTTTAAACCCTGCTTTGTCTTATTCCATATTCTCTGTTTTTGCCTTTGTCTTTGCCATACTTCAGTTTTCTATACCAGCTTTTGTTTCTAAGGTTTTTCTTAAGAACCATCCGCTTGCCCATGGGCTTATATACACTGTTGTTGAGTGGATAAGGTCCCACTTTCCCTTTGGGGGCTTTCCGTGGCTACTTTTAGGGGAAGTGATCTCCCAAGTGCCGATCTTTAAGTACTCACTGTACTTTATTAGTATCCCCACTTACACCTTTCTTTGCTGGCTTTTTGTCCATTTGATACTTCAAAAAAGGTTCCTTTTAGCTTCTTTGAAGGTAGCCTTACTGCTCCTTTTGAGCCTTATATCTTACAGGATAGAACCAAATACCTTGGAGGGGGTGAGGTTAGCTCTTGTTCAAACTGCAGTGCCCCAAGAAGATAAGCTAAGCAGAGAAGCCTTTAGCAAACACTCGGAGCAGATAATAAAAATGATAGAAAAGTCTATAGAAAAAAAACCAGACCTGATAATCCTTCCAGAGTCTGCCTTTCATTTTTTCTTTTCCGAAGAGGAAACAGAAACTCTATACAGGCTTAGCCTTCAGGCTCCCATACTGGTAGGTCTGATAGACATAAGAGAAAACCTAAGACCTTACAACTCTGCTTATCTTTTCGCTGAAGGAAAACTGGTTGATTACTACGACAAGGTAAAACTGATGCCCATAGGGGAATTTATACCAAAGCCCTTTGAATTCTTAAAGGACATTTTCCAATCCATAGGGGGTATTGATTACAACCCAGGGCAAAGGGTAAAAATTATAAAGTATAAAGAGTTCAACATTGCAGTTCCAATATGTTTTGAAATAGCCCACTACAGCTTTATGGAAAAATTGGCCAAGGATGCTAACATAATCGTGGTGATTACAAACGACGGATGGTTCAAGGATAGCGACTGCACCTTTCAGCATTTTAGGTATGCCCAGTGGGCAGCTTTAAGGTTTAAAAAGTTCGTAGTGTGGGTAAATAACTCGGGAGATACTGCGGTTATTGATCCCTACGGAAGAGTGGTTGAAAGGCTGGGATACATGGAAAGGAGAGTACTTTTTACCACCCTAAAACTTCGGTAG
- a CDS encoding EamA family transporter, protein MRGVIFAILASLVWGLAPVFFKIGLRSEVNNLLALMVHNLSAFLLAFVLYVLIDGSFRIGLRELTFLAMGGILSGFLGLFFFFEAVRHGNVSIVSPIASTSPLWGVLFAFLILGEGISFQKLLGAILIVSGIVLLTLSRS, encoded by the coding sequence GTGAGGGGTGTAATCTTTGCCATACTCGCCAGCTTGGTATGGGGCTTAGCTCCAGTCTTTTTCAAAATAGGTCTAAGGTCAGAGGTGAATAATCTCTTAGCTTTGATGGTGCATAACCTTTCTGCCTTTCTCCTGGCTTTTGTCCTGTACGTGCTGATTGATGGTTCCTTTCGCATAGGTCTTAGGGAGCTAACCTTTTTGGCTATGGGTGGGATCCTATCTGGCTTTTTAGGTCTTTTTTTCTTTTTTGAAGCGGTAAGACACGGTAATGTTTCCATAGTATCTCCCATAGCATCCACTTCACCTTTGTGGGGCGTTCTTTTTGCCTTCTTGATATTGGGAGAAGGGATAAGCTTTCAAAAACTACTTGGAGCCATACTTATCGTGTCTGGCATAGTTTTGCTAACTCTCTCAAGATCATGA
- the xth gene encoding exodeoxyribonuclease III, producing the protein MLIRIATYNVNSIKSRKELVFMWLERTPIEVLCFQEIKTENHNFPSLDFVSLGYKCFVHGQKTYNGVAICSKFDLKDTFKGIDNPKFDRESRVIGGRFENVWLINAYFPHGEERGKEKFYYKLEFYQAFYEFLDKNFKPTDKIILAGDMNVALEDIDVYDPEILKDTIGTMQEERQALSRILDWGFVDAFRFLYPDKVQFTWWDYIGGAVWKNQGMRIDYVLITKPLLKSLRDVFVDTWPRRRKEPKPSDHAPVIGVFEL; encoded by the coding sequence ATGCTGATCAGAATAGCTACCTATAACGTAAATTCCATAAAGTCAAGGAAAGAGCTGGTATTTATGTGGCTTGAGAGGACTCCAATTGAAGTGCTTTGCTTTCAAGAAATAAAAACTGAAAATCACAATTTTCCTTCTTTGGACTTTGTTTCTCTTGGCTATAAGTGCTTTGTGCATGGGCAGAAGACTTACAACGGAGTAGCCATATGCTCCAAATTTGACCTAAAGGACACTTTCAAAGGTATAGATAATCCTAAATTTGACAGAGAAAGCAGAGTTATAGGCGGTAGGTTTGAGAATGTGTGGCTCATAAACGCTTACTTTCCTCATGGAGAAGAGAGAGGGAAAGAAAAGTTTTACTACAAGTTGGAGTTTTACCAAGCGTTTTATGAGTTTTTAGACAAGAACTTCAAACCTACGGATAAGATTATATTAGCTGGAGACATGAACGTAGCTTTAGAGGACATAGACGTGTATGATCCGGAGATTTTGAAAGACACCATAGGCACCATGCAGGAGGAAAGGCAGGCTCTGAGCAGGATATTAGATTGGGGCTTTGTGGATGCTTTTAGGTTTTTGTATCCAGACAAAGTTCAGTTTACCTGGTGGGACTACATAGGAGGGGCTGTTTGGAAAAACCAGGGCATGAGAATTGATTACGTGCTTATAACTAAGCCACTGCTTAAAAGCCTAAGGGATGTGTTTGTGGATACTTGGCCAAGAAGGAGAAAAGAACCCAAACCATCTGACCATGCACCTGTTATTGGAGTTTTTGAGCTGTGA
- the hisC gene encoding histidinol-phosphate transaminase — MISKRIKELSPYKTETTPCKVKLSSNELPIRFPEDVKRRIGEVVSSISFNRYPDPQATELKEIIAFRFGVSPENIVLGNGSDELIQYLSMSVEEFNRGVIYPIPTFPMYGICASVLGRKKVEVPLQEDFDINLEEFIRKIREEEPAIAFFSYPNNPTGNSFSEEKIRKIREEGVFTVLDEAYYHFSGKTFLKEALSKENTVVLRTLSKIGLAGLRVGVLIAKEEIAREINKVRLPFNITYPSQAIAKVMLEEFYFLIEEHVSMVVRERERVMKELSKLEGVKVYPSDANFFLFSTPYPADLVHKELIKEGVLVRDVSYLPGLKGCMRVSLGFPEENDLFLEALDKVLKSLC, encoded by the coding sequence ATGATCTCTAAAAGAATAAAAGAACTTTCTCCTTACAAAACGGAGACCACTCCTTGCAAAGTAAAACTATCCTCCAACGAGCTTCCTATAAGGTTTCCAGAGGATGTTAAAAGAAGGATAGGGGAGGTGGTCTCCTCCATATCCTTCAATCGCTATCCTGATCCGCAGGCCACCGAGCTAAAAGAGATAATAGCTTTTAGGTTCGGTGTATCTCCGGAAAACATAGTTTTGGGCAACGGCTCAGATGAGCTTATACAGTACCTCTCCATGTCCGTTGAGGAGTTTAACAGAGGTGTGATATATCCTATACCAACCTTTCCTATGTATGGTATATGCGCCAGCGTCTTGGGAAGGAAAAAGGTAGAAGTTCCCCTTCAGGAGGACTTTGATATAAACCTTGAGGAGTTTATTAGAAAGATAAGAGAGGAAGAGCCTGCTATAGCCTTCTTTTCTTATCCTAACAATCCCACAGGGAATAGCTTTAGCGAGGAAAAGATAAGAAAAATAAGAGAGGAGGGAGTTTTTACTGTGTTGGACGAGGCATACTATCATTTTTCAGGAAAGACCTTTCTTAAAGAGGCACTGAGCAAAGAGAATACAGTAGTTCTCAGAACCCTTTCAAAGATAGGGCTTGCGGGGCTTAGAGTAGGTGTGTTGATCGCAAAAGAGGAGATAGCAAGGGAGATAAACAAGGTAAGACTGCCTTTTAACATCACCTATCCCTCTCAGGCTATAGCCAAAGTTATGCTTGAGGAGTTTTACTTTTTGATCGAAGAGCATGTCAGTATGGTGGTTAGGGAAAGGGAGAGGGTTATGAAAGAGCTAAGCAAGCTGGAAGGCGTTAAGGTCTATCCTTCTGACGCTAACTTCTTTCTTTTTAGCACGCCTTATCCTGCAGACTTGGTCCATAAAGAGCTCATAAAAGAGGGAGTTTTGGTAAGGGATGTGTCCTACCTTCCCGGGCTAAAGGGTTGTATGAGGGTAAGCTTGGGCTTTCCTGAAGAGAACGACCTCTTTTTAGAGGCATTGGACAAGGTGCTAAAAAGTCTATGCTGA
- the yihA gene encoding ribosome biogenesis GTP-binding protein YihA/YsxC — protein MHRNQQEVKFFGSFRGNFPKDQRKHVVFVGRSNVGKSSLINMLVGKKVAYVSKEPGRTRSINFFLFDKNLYLVDVPGYGYAKVSGEERERWKEMIEMYFSECKDRIALVFSLIDSRHGPTPLDEQMLRFLEGYQYVVVLTKCDDASQKEQSETIKKVRSLTNAPIILTSAKEGKGREELLKTIKMINGEV, from the coding sequence ATGCATAGAAACCAGCAAGAAGTGAAATTTTTTGGATCCTTCAGAGGGAATTTTCCAAAAGATCAGAGAAAGCACGTGGTTTTTGTGGGAAGATCCAACGTAGGAAAGTCTTCTCTAATAAACATGCTGGTTGGTAAAAAAGTAGCTTATGTCAGTAAAGAGCCTGGTAGGACTAGAAGCATAAACTTCTTCCTTTTTGACAAAAATCTTTACTTGGTAGATGTGCCGGGCTATGGATACGCAAAGGTATCTGGAGAAGAAAGAGAAAGATGGAAAGAGATGATTGAAATGTACTTTTCAGAGTGCAAAGATAGAATAGCGCTCGTGTTCTCACTTATTGACAGCAGGCACGGACCCACACCTTTGGATGAGCAGATGCTACGCTTTCTTGAAGGGTATCAATATGTGGTGGTTCTTACAAAATGTGATGACGCTAGCCAAAAGGAGCAGTCTGAAACTATAAAAAAGGTCAGATCTTTAACAAACGCTCCCATAATCCTTACTTCCGCAAAAGAGGGAAAAGGCAGAGAAGAACTTTTAAAAACCATTAAAATGATCAATGGGGAGGTGTAA
- a CDS encoding folylpolyglutamate synthase/dihydrofolate synthase family protein: MILYELYKGKDYKIVPTLDRIQKAVDYLGLKNLCYTPILVGGTNGKGSTCAFSESILRRHGYKTGWFVSPHLFDEKERWRINGQKISEEKLRYYVGDLKAVFERFELTYFEACTLIALKFFQDEEVDFAVFEVGMGGRWDATKVCNPSACAITNIQRDHTKWLGKTPEERAREKLGIYTQGKPIVLGSPRYPLYPLALELCRKEDLLVAGMDFFAEGKVEGMQTWLKKFTSDFFQIKETKLSLWGKWQIDNASIAIALTAQVIKLKEDAVRLALESTRWEGRMEVIKKNPLLVLDGAHNTDGVKFVINQLKASGIKLVPVFTGLKEKEWRDSMKILRTFSDKIYLLELSHYRGESLSELVKEAEKLRFQEIITLNSPAEVLNLEEDALVLGSLYLLGEVKGCIETSKK, translated from the coding sequence ATGATTCTTTACGAGCTTTACAAAGGCAAAGATTACAAGATAGTTCCCACATTGGACAGAATTCAAAAGGCGGTAGATTATCTTGGACTGAAAAACCTCTGCTATACACCCATCCTTGTAGGTGGTACAAACGGCAAAGGTTCTACTTGCGCCTTTTCAGAAAGCATTCTGAGACGTCACGGTTACAAAACAGGCTGGTTTGTATCGCCACACCTGTTTGACGAAAAGGAAAGGTGGAGAATAAATGGACAGAAGATTTCTGAAGAAAAACTAAGGTATTATGTAGGTGATTTAAAAGCTGTTTTTGAAAGGTTTGAACTAACTTACTTTGAAGCATGCACGCTCATAGCCCTTAAGTTTTTTCAAGACGAAGAGGTAGATTTTGCGGTTTTTGAAGTTGGTATGGGAGGCAGATGGGACGCAACCAAAGTTTGTAATCCTTCTGCCTGCGCAATAACCAACATCCAAAGAGACCACACCAAATGGCTTGGGAAAACTCCTGAAGAAAGAGCAAGGGAAAAGTTAGGCATATACACCCAAGGCAAACCAATAGTTTTAGGAAGTCCAAGGTATCCCCTTTATCCCTTGGCTTTAGAACTTTGCAGAAAAGAGGACCTTCTGGTAGCTGGGATGGACTTTTTCGCTGAGGGAAAGGTGGAGGGTATGCAAACATGGCTTAAGAAATTTACATCGGACTTTTTTCAAATAAAAGAGACAAAACTTAGCCTTTGGGGAAAGTGGCAGATAGACAACGCAAGCATAGCCATAGCCCTTACAGCTCAGGTTATAAAGTTGAAGGAAGATGCGGTAAGGTTAGCCCTTGAAAGCACCAGATGGGAAGGGAGAATGGAAGTAATCAAAAAAAACCCGCTTTTGGTCTTAGACGGCGCACACAATACAGATGGTGTAAAATTTGTGATAAATCAGCTAAAAGCAAGTGGGATAAAACTTGTGCCCGTCTTTACGGGCTTGAAAGAAAAAGAATGGAGAGATTCTATGAAAATTCTCAGAACCTTTTCAGACAAGATATACCTATTGGAACTAAGCCATTACAGGGGTGAGAGTCTATCTGAGCTGGTAAAGGAAGCAGAAAAGCTGAGGTTCCAAGAAATAATCACCTTAAACTCCCCTGCAGAAGTGCTAAACTTAGAGGAGGATGCTTTAGTCTTAGGTTCTCTTTATCTGTTGGGCGAAGTAAAAGGATGCATAGAAACCAGCAAGAAGTGA
- a CDS encoding KaiC domain-containing protein has translation MYGEFQERVGESEKSEVEQGPDLSVIYTGSRALKEAPEIYGVETGIEGLDNLFFIVRDRNGKLVKESLKGIPAYSVLNLTGVADTGKSLMAEQFTVYRASKGDKVAFITVESPANFVVASLKLRAIAMGLNFDQFQDNIILIDAASSTKLRENIPDLLDTLAYVIKNYKVKFTIIDSVTGLFENKEMMARAVVRRLYNFMKKWYQTAIFVSQKRSGHEELTAEAAGGYAVSHIVDGTMVVAKELIDSSFKAKLYKKPLGDIVRLFRIDGCRMSGHDTKTHFLEITETGLIKIKEPIGG, from the coding sequence ATGTACGGAGAGTTCCAGGAGAGAGTTGGGGAATCCGAAAAATCGGAGGTAGAACAGGGTCCTGACCTATCGGTGATCTACACAGGTTCCCGAGCCTTAAAAGAGGCTCCAGAAATATACGGTGTGGAAACAGGCATTGAGGGTTTAGACAATCTATTTTTTATAGTAAGGGACAGAAATGGAAAGTTGGTAAAAGAATCACTAAAAGGCATTCCTGCATACTCAGTTTTAAACTTGACTGGAGTTGCAGACACTGGAAAATCACTAATGGCGGAGCAATTTACGGTGTACAGAGCTAGTAAAGGGGATAAAGTTGCCTTTATAACCGTTGAATCTCCTGCCAATTTCGTAGTAGCTTCTTTGAAATTAAGAGCTATTGCTATGGGCTTAAATTTTGACCAGTTCCAAGACAACATAATTCTAATAGATGCTGCGTCTTCTACAAAATTAAGAGAAAACATACCTGATCTTCTGGACACTTTAGCTTACGTGATAAAAAATTACAAGGTCAAATTTACCATAATAGACTCGGTGACAGGTCTCTTTGAAAATAAGGAAATGATGGCTAGGGCTGTGGTAAGAAGATTATACAACTTTATGAAAAAATGGTATCAGACAGCTATATTTGTATCTCAGAAGAGGAGTGGGCATGAGGAGCTTACCGCAGAGGCGGCGGGAGGATATGCAGTAAGTCATATAGTAGATGGCACTATGGTGGTGGCTAAAGAACTTATAGACTCTTCCTTTAAGGCAAAGCTTTACAAAAAACCTTTGGGAGACATAGTTAGACTTTTTAGGATAGATGGTTGTAGAATGTCTGGACATGACACAAAAACCCACTTCTTAGAGATTACCGAAACCGGATTGATAAAAATAAAAGAACCCATAGGAGGTTAA
- a CDS encoding bacterio-opsin activator, which translates to MVIEITGVPEQQVDVRNLENLTARVFFKAIDLLGGLSRLAEYKTLTWLPSMARAAFVVVLKNEYLKTDEEIAQMVGLTKNTVRGILRADPTVALEKIKKLEELTKEEAKELRVHTAGGVAKLAYKLITEGQESEVFISFCNIVAEEVCKALEVPWAYAVLKHLKGVKYPIQESSVLKERLKGLKIKDHAAEEIVERLHYPIKTPASLLHEIKLVISEANQ; encoded by the coding sequence ATGGTCATTGAAATTACTGGTGTCCCAGAGCAACAAGTAGACGTGAGGAACCTGGAAAACTTGACCGCCAGGGTGTTTTTCAAAGCCATCGATCTACTAGGTGGGCTATCAAGGCTGGCGGAGTATAAAACGCTAACTTGGCTTCCAAGTATGGCAAGGGCAGCTTTTGTAGTAGTGCTAAAAAACGAGTATTTGAAAACAGATGAAGAGATAGCTCAAATGGTTGGCCTTACGAAGAACACTGTAAGAGGTATACTAAGGGCGGATCCAACGGTTGCTTTGGAAAAAATAAAGAAGTTGGAGGAGCTAACAAAAGAGGAGGCAAAGGAATTAAGAGTGCATACCGCAGGTGGAGTGGCAAAACTTGCCTACAAGTTAATCACAGAGGGACAAGAATCAGAGGTCTTTATAAGCTTTTGCAATATAGTTGCGGAGGAGGTATGTAAAGCCCTTGAAGTGCCATGGGCTTACGCGGTGCTAAAACATCTAAAAGGTGTGAAGTATCCAATCCAAGAAAGCTCTGTACTCAAGGAAAGGTTGAAAGGTCTAAAAATAAAAGATCATGCAGCGGAGGAAATAGTAGAAAGACTTCACTATCCAATAAAGACGCCTGCCTCGCTTTTACACGAGATAAAGCTTGTTATTTCGGAAGCTAACCAATAA
- the gap gene encoding type I glyceraldehyde-3-phosphate dehydrogenase: MVKVAINGFGRIGRSFLRACLQKDNIEVVAINDLTDTKTLAYLLKYDSVHGVFDGTVEAEDGELIVNGKSIKVFSEKDPSLIPWGEVGAEIVIESTGAFTSREKAELHLRDTVKRVIISAPAKNPDVTIVLGVNHENYDPQKHFIISNASCTTNCLAPLVKVLHENFGIKKGYMVTVHAYTNDQRVLDLPHKDLRRARAAAINIIPTSTGAAKAIGEVIPELKGKIDGTARRVPVADGSLVDLTVIVERPPASVQEVNEAFKKASEKELKGILQYTEDPIVSQDIVGNEHSSIFDAGLTQVIEDMVHVGAWYDNEWGYSCRLRDLVLYIASKS, encoded by the coding sequence ATGGTAAAAGTTGCTATAAACGGGTTTGGTAGGATAGGAAGGTCCTTTTTAAGGGCTTGCTTACAAAAGGACAATATTGAAGTAGTAGCCATCAACGATTTGACTGACACGAAAACTCTTGCTTACCTTCTTAAATACGATTCGGTCCATGGCGTATTTGATGGCACAGTTGAAGCAGAAGATGGAGAGCTTATAGTGAACGGAAAGAGCATAAAAGTTTTTTCTGAAAAGGATCCTAGCCTTATACCTTGGGGAGAGGTAGGTGCGGAAATTGTAATAGAATCAACCGGTGCATTTACATCAAGGGAAAAGGCAGAGCTTCACCTAAGGGATACTGTAAAAAGAGTTATCATATCCGCGCCAGCCAAGAATCCAGACGTAACCATAGTGCTTGGTGTCAATCATGAAAATTACGATCCACAAAAACACTTTATTATCTCTAACGCCAGCTGCACCACCAACTGTCTTGCTCCCTTAGTAAAGGTCCTTCACGAAAACTTTGGAATAAAGAAGGGTTATATGGTAACTGTTCATGCCTATACGAACGACCAAAGGGTTTTGGATTTACCGCACAAGGACCTAAGGAGGGCAAGGGCTGCTGCAATAAACATAATACCCACCAGCACAGGAGCTGCAAAGGCTATAGGGGAAGTTATACCGGAGCTTAAAGGGAAAATTGATGGCACCGCAAGAAGGGTCCCAGTAGCCGATGGCTCCCTTGTAGATTTAACCGTAATAGTAGAAAGACCGCCCGCCAGCGTGCAAGAAGTAAACGAAGCTTTCAAGAAAGCTTCAGAAAAAGAACTAAAAGGTATTCTTCAATACACAGAAGATCCCATAGTTTCCCAAGACATAGTGGGGAACGAGCACTCTTCTATATTCGATGCTGGGCTAACTCAAGTTATAGAAGACATGGTTCATGTTGGTGCTTGGTATGACAACGAATGGGGTTATTCCTGTAGGCTCAGGGACTTAGTGCTATACATAGCCAGCAAATCTTAG